A stretch of Halogeometricum sp. S1BR25-6 DNA encodes these proteins:
- a CDS encoding ATP-binding protein — protein sequence MSQTQLIQDTIADRCRTEHQELLDGLANKSAWSKEAELGAGNRMVASTHDNRTILELVQNARDAIREGPADCGAVSIIVGPESLLIANTGAPFRLHDEDVFEAVTSLGRSEKARKRGSIGEKGVGLKSVLQLSEAFSIRSTVDTDAGDGTTSVAAQFSRARTSRMLLGAYRQLLDSDTEFYDQLTEGKCSTKTVDACRDLLEDLPVKVADWDDEPVPPHVDVNGITRAAAAGKTPPSPLNVLGDLPRLSLFRYPFVAVDGAGQDTPTEQLAERLLQAEESSGTATAQLGKRLTDRLEQATGQYQTVVKLDYTDRDWSELLDAIGGRLDDIDSDAVAQFDDYRETPRVAELGTYQQDRQEEFWDECTALTPETLILLGQLERIDFLKVSRNGTDGQLELEEYRDVSIQPGETRSSGQESLIERQTVTVEEREGNTETSSTLRKEFRLYSRSLDPADLPDTDDDTSTEDKDDYYDVRILFERPRPADDQWAPTAKPLSLYYPIEEARTPFPFVVHAPFQVSFDRQRLESDDPLNHALLNELPGIVATAAEDLARARADSMAREEMANAYRPWLPWLLLPVADVAERTPEFLYKAIEQTLARLRETSLVPVDGGGVRNPTEVLLDPDRLTAFEALRNHEDDGEAPIPPKSVIANGQQWRDRAVEASILESDRFRTHAARIGLTTVIDQLFDDETGRGCIDILRELWGINPEDSTAAGVETDWAVSVEKERYAVAYFEAIKAALDRHGDTDDEGDDVGDAARQLGQWRVPLLPAEAHTGDGDVDVGGDSGQTTHLVRAASRARGKDAPQYQRSERIVFRRTEKRESGDRQVDRLPTPPTGLPVFIIPFDTHWDGLLKQHSRTWGTRELDSPTVFYRRVAAEAGGFSTDPEFDIEVLSYLVQLYRQITASSGSDWLVPEPYVQRRFNDVEKLVRSGSFGATPDDYETFVERRYTQRIPLPSADGRSQPAEELVFSSAWADRFFEAAEMLAADDHIEDPFEDEDEERIRPGQLRRWGHAIKCADVAVPTSRPRLAPPDDEQWDGLLDRVDVTKEEGGIWRLNCLIHLGVQIGPQIDWAWLFPGRGKQERRTGSISASEAQSLAAGEVSVEEDSPFEPPETLVQRYCEISWRAENHPAFTADHSTMCQRNWLDCNPATWAGGGSDVAILTWWYFTELDAIADPEQAAAYRDAIVLLWPELEDALLETAWVCDGHNLKEPDETIPALGLVQLREAALWPVEELGAEDDGADEFIDLDPERLHTATYLVTTADEQPRGAEQYLPRLDFAALKQNVELRLLESDGLPNALNLNAVAQGLGAIAVEELTTAAAAVRLDWFLDRRSTSGGAVDRPLRELQSAFTIRANSAPAYGLMRRLVSTTHLKRELSDQAPQQAWQRRDIWHTGTRVPITRNQNSFSLAIGAEASPVDRIDMRIYSKQLPQYARDQLEPTGVGIVERPRREAAEVANVLGRGTGEDLAVDFGIEKRTQVPELETVSGEHEDIVGNDAITDLRQTLQGKLEYLLAAYLASSQSPDLEDAYMKLSIAMKKDIGIVASDSTGAMRRRSAEWTPVESAATGGPRIAIFSDALAEHRDGANEGIPAYLAAEGLAQVIEQYDLREVFENILFKRREALDSEYQDELQTVEHEVTALRERRLDRVNRALTALVETVDPGAGLPDVDSPDIEAALRDLRTARSIVENDDDRHLLLDGWLTCLQDVGLSLGVAASCIEAAATDDEGTRQELLCTVAGGVSIDLDELVDSDPVWRIINDWQVSDAAAQLRDYLAAVVKLQTFWATLDDHEDGGEEAIELAISRARHEDAPPGPLSKTSSFIPYPERLPKAIQQRPLGALAYVDDGPIPTVLWTAVTDWCQKERTALVSSDVVFDDERIEKLLDGLVAAVAEPQHSGESVRKAFSDYTGGGIGTSRTRVKQRRQEQTTRWVSNEDEQLETISTTGLSAAGSPASNGSPSVGNTRGTGSDHQNAEIDDERGREGELICLGRIWQQFRSVSAEQRAQILDFIETWREAEAWRLQSVASIAGSLDSAALEDMSGAESLLDILRTPELADSFRERAAFHAIFDVSDERGPGFDLIDPFGAATVSGDSSEWTPEDMRRVEVKTIAADRAAKGRIKLTGNEFRMARRPGPGHHGAGDGTVYQYLVRIVALPTGWRENVAEATVWDIEDVISFAEFDSSDEPLWEKLRGGSFYVEFGTGD from the coding sequence ATGTCACAGACACAGCTTATACAAGACACGATCGCTGACCGCTGTCGCACCGAACACCAGGAACTGCTCGATGGGCTGGCGAACAAGAGCGCCTGGAGCAAAGAGGCCGAACTCGGTGCCGGAAACCGGATGGTTGCGTCGACCCACGACAATCGGACGATTCTGGAACTGGTTCAGAACGCCCGCGACGCGATTCGGGAGGGACCGGCCGACTGCGGCGCCGTCTCGATTATCGTTGGCCCGGAATCGCTCTTGATCGCCAACACCGGCGCCCCATTTCGCCTACACGACGAAGACGTGTTTGAGGCAGTCACGTCGCTCGGCCGCTCCGAAAAAGCACGAAAGCGTGGTTCGATCGGCGAGAAAGGCGTTGGGCTGAAGTCGGTCCTCCAACTGAGCGAGGCGTTCTCCATTCGGTCGACAGTCGACACAGACGCTGGCGACGGAACGACATCAGTGGCAGCACAGTTCTCCCGTGCCCGTACCAGCCGGATGTTACTCGGGGCTTATCGGCAGCTACTCGATTCCGACACCGAGTTTTACGACCAGCTTACTGAGGGCAAGTGCAGTACGAAGACGGTCGATGCATGTCGGGACTTACTGGAGGATCTACCTGTTAAGGTGGCGGACTGGGATGATGAGCCGGTTCCTCCCCATGTGGATGTGAACGGTATCACGCGAGCAGCTGCGGCTGGGAAGACACCACCGAGCCCGCTCAATGTGCTGGGCGATCTTCCGCGGCTGTCACTGTTCCGCTACCCGTTCGTCGCGGTGGATGGGGCTGGGCAGGATACCCCTACAGAACAGCTTGCCGAGCGACTGTTGCAGGCGGAGGAAAGTAGTGGCACTGCCACAGCGCAACTCGGTAAGCGGCTCACTGATCGGTTGGAGCAAGCTACGGGGCAGTATCAGACCGTTGTAAAGCTCGATTACACCGATCGCGACTGGTCCGAACTCCTGGACGCGATCGGGGGACGGTTAGACGACATCGATTCGGATGCTGTGGCTCAGTTCGATGATTACCGCGAGACGCCACGGGTGGCTGAACTCGGCACGTACCAGCAGGACAGACAGGAGGAGTTCTGGGACGAATGTACTGCGCTGACGCCCGAGACGCTCATCCTCCTCGGCCAGCTGGAGCGCATCGACTTCCTGAAAGTCAGTCGGAACGGTACGGACGGCCAGCTCGAACTCGAGGAGTATCGGGACGTGTCGATCCAACCGGGCGAGACTCGCTCGTCTGGACAGGAATCCTTGATCGAGCGGCAGACAGTGACGGTCGAGGAGCGCGAAGGCAATACGGAAACCAGCTCGACGCTTCGGAAGGAGTTCCGGCTTTACTCGCGTTCTTTGGATCCTGCCGATCTTCCGGATACCGACGACGACACGTCGACCGAGGACAAGGACGATTATTACGACGTCCGGATACTCTTCGAGCGGCCACGTCCAGCGGATGACCAGTGGGCGCCGACGGCGAAACCGCTCTCACTCTACTACCCTATCGAGGAGGCCCGGACGCCATTCCCGTTCGTGGTCCATGCGCCGTTCCAGGTCAGTTTCGATCGCCAACGTCTGGAGTCGGACGATCCGCTCAACCACGCCTTGCTGAACGAGCTTCCGGGAATCGTCGCGACAGCTGCGGAGGACCTGGCTCGAGCTCGGGCGGATTCTATGGCCAGAGAAGAGATGGCCAACGCCTATCGCCCGTGGCTACCGTGGCTGTTGCTGCCAGTCGCGGATGTCGCCGAGCGGACACCTGAGTTCCTCTACAAGGCGATCGAGCAGACGCTCGCACGCCTGCGCGAAACGTCGCTCGTCCCAGTTGACGGAGGTGGGGTTCGGAACCCGACGGAGGTGTTGCTGGATCCGGATCGCCTGACGGCGTTCGAAGCCCTCCGGAATCACGAGGACGATGGCGAGGCCCCGATCCCTCCAAAATCAGTAATTGCCAACGGACAGCAGTGGCGTGACCGGGCGGTCGAGGCTAGTATCCTCGAATCCGACCGATTTCGGACACACGCGGCCCGAATTGGGCTGACGACGGTCATCGATCAGCTATTCGACGACGAGACCGGCCGTGGCTGTATCGATATTCTCCGTGAACTCTGGGGTATCAACCCAGAAGACAGCACGGCTGCTGGCGTCGAGACGGACTGGGCCGTGTCGGTCGAAAAGGAGCGATACGCAGTCGCGTATTTCGAGGCCATCAAGGCGGCTCTCGACCGACACGGAGACACGGATGACGAGGGCGACGACGTTGGCGATGCGGCGCGACAGCTGGGCCAGTGGCGCGTTCCGCTCTTGCCGGCAGAAGCACACACCGGCGATGGAGATGTCGATGTAGGGGGCGACTCAGGTCAAACCACACATCTCGTCCGGGCAGCATCGCGGGCGAGGGGTAAGGATGCGCCCCAGTATCAGCGAAGCGAGCGAATCGTCTTCCGCCGAACTGAGAAGCGTGAATCCGGGGATCGACAGGTCGACCGACTGCCGACTCCTCCTACTGGGCTGCCCGTGTTCATCATCCCATTCGACACCCACTGGGACGGGTTACTAAAGCAGCATAGTCGTACATGGGGGACACGAGAACTTGATAGCCCGACCGTGTTCTATCGCCGTGTCGCCGCCGAGGCCGGCGGCTTCTCGACAGACCCCGAGTTTGACATCGAGGTTCTCAGCTATCTCGTCCAACTGTATCGACAGATCACAGCAAGTAGCGGGAGTGACTGGCTCGTCCCCGAACCATACGTACAACGTCGCTTCAACGACGTGGAGAAACTGGTGCGCTCCGGCTCGTTCGGCGCTACTCCAGATGATTACGAGACGTTCGTCGAGCGTCGTTATACACAGCGGATTCCCCTGCCAAGTGCGGATGGAAGGTCTCAGCCTGCCGAGGAACTGGTCTTCAGTTCAGCGTGGGCGGATCGCTTCTTCGAAGCGGCAGAGATGCTCGCGGCTGACGACCATATTGAGGACCCGTTCGAGGATGAAGATGAGGAGCGAATTCGACCAGGGCAGCTCCGACGATGGGGTCACGCGATCAAATGTGCGGATGTTGCCGTTCCAACGTCACGGCCACGGCTCGCCCCACCCGACGATGAGCAGTGGGACGGGCTACTGGATCGCGTCGATGTGACGAAAGAAGAAGGGGGTATCTGGCGGCTGAACTGTCTCATCCACTTGGGCGTGCAGATCGGTCCACAGATCGACTGGGCGTGGCTCTTCCCGGGGCGCGGCAAACAGGAGCGTCGTACCGGGTCGATTTCCGCCAGCGAGGCGCAATCACTAGCCGCAGGGGAGGTGTCGGTCGAAGAGGATTCGCCGTTCGAGCCGCCCGAGACACTGGTTCAGCGGTACTGCGAGATCTCGTGGCGAGCCGAGAATCACCCCGCCTTCACCGCGGATCACTCTACGATGTGTCAGCGTAACTGGTTGGACTGCAATCCTGCTACGTGGGCTGGTGGAGGAAGCGACGTGGCCATCCTGACGTGGTGGTATTTTACGGAGCTTGACGCGATTGCGGATCCTGAGCAGGCTGCTGCCTATCGGGATGCTATCGTCTTGCTGTGGCCCGAACTTGAGGACGCACTGCTGGAAACGGCATGGGTCTGTGATGGTCACAACCTGAAGGAGCCGGACGAGACGATCCCGGCGCTCGGGCTAGTTCAACTTCGGGAAGCGGCTCTCTGGCCGGTCGAGGAGCTGGGTGCAGAAGACGACGGTGCCGACGAGTTCATCGATCTGGACCCGGAGCGGCTCCACACAGCGACCTACCTTGTCACAACCGCTGATGAACAGCCACGGGGCGCCGAGCAGTATCTTCCGCGACTCGATTTCGCGGCACTCAAACAGAATGTGGAGTTACGACTATTGGAGTCAGACGGTCTGCCCAACGCACTCAATCTCAACGCCGTGGCACAGGGACTGGGTGCGATCGCCGTCGAGGAGTTGACAACTGCGGCGGCAGCTGTCCGGCTCGACTGGTTCTTGGACCGCCGATCAACTTCCGGCGGAGCAGTGGATAGGCCCCTTCGTGAACTCCAGTCCGCGTTCACGATACGGGCGAACAGTGCTCCTGCGTATGGCCTGATGCGGCGGTTGGTTTCAACAACCCATCTCAAACGGGAGCTCTCTGATCAGGCACCACAGCAGGCCTGGCAACGACGTGATATCTGGCATACGGGGACGCGTGTCCCCATCACCCGAAACCAGAATTCGTTCTCGCTGGCGATCGGTGCCGAGGCCTCGCCTGTGGATAGGATCGACATGCGGATCTACTCGAAACAGCTCCCGCAGTATGCCCGTGATCAACTAGAGCCCACTGGGGTCGGGATCGTGGAACGGCCACGCAGAGAGGCCGCCGAGGTTGCGAATGTGCTCGGACGCGGTACCGGCGAAGACTTGGCCGTCGATTTCGGCATCGAGAAACGGACGCAGGTTCCGGAGCTGGAGACTGTTAGTGGCGAGCACGAGGACATCGTTGGGAATGACGCGATTACCGACCTCCGGCAAACGCTACAAGGCAAGCTCGAATATCTCCTCGCCGCCTATCTCGCGAGCTCACAGTCGCCGGATCTAGAAGATGCGTACATGAAGCTGTCGATCGCCATGAAAAAAGACATCGGGATCGTCGCAAGCGACAGCACCGGAGCGATGCGCCGCCGCTCGGCGGAGTGGACTCCCGTCGAGAGCGCGGCGACTGGCGGACCGCGAATCGCTATATTCAGCGATGCATTAGCGGAACACCGGGACGGTGCGAACGAGGGGATTCCGGCCTACCTTGCAGCAGAGGGCCTCGCTCAGGTAATCGAGCAGTACGATCTTCGTGAGGTGTTCGAGAACATCCTCTTCAAGCGTCGGGAAGCGCTTGATTCTGAATATCAGGACGAGTTGCAAACCGTCGAGCACGAAGTGACCGCGCTTCGTGAGCGGCGGCTCGACCGAGTGAACAGAGCGCTGACGGCGCTCGTCGAAACCGTCGACCCTGGGGCTGGTCTCCCCGACGTGGACAGTCCCGATATCGAGGCAGCCCTTCGTGATCTTAGAACTGCACGGAGCATTGTGGAGAACGATGACGACCGCCATCTGCTACTCGACGGGTGGCTAACGTGTCTGCAGGACGTCGGACTGTCGCTAGGGGTCGCAGCCTCGTGTATCGAAGCTGCCGCGACCGACGACGAGGGAACTCGACAGGAACTGCTGTGTACTGTCGCTGGTGGCGTGTCGATAGACTTGGACGAACTGGTGGACTCTGATCCGGTGTGGCGGATTATAAACGACTGGCAGGTATCGGATGCTGCTGCACAGCTTCGCGACTATCTGGCCGCCGTGGTGAAACTACAGACGTTCTGGGCCACGCTTGACGATCACGAGGATGGGGGTGAGGAGGCGATCGAACTCGCCATTAGTCGTGCACGGCATGAGGATGCACCGCCCGGACCGTTAAGCAAAACGAGTTCTTTCATTCCATATCCGGAACGACTCCCCAAGGCGATCCAGCAGCGACCACTCGGTGCGCTGGCCTACGTTGATGACGGGCCGATTCCGACAGTGCTGTGGACAGCCGTCACCGACTGGTGTCAGAAAGAACGGACCGCGTTGGTGTCGTCGGATGTCGTGTTCGACGACGAGCGAATAGAGAAACTCCTCGATGGGCTCGTGGCCGCTGTTGCTGAGCCACAGCATTCCGGAGAGTCCGTTCGGAAGGCGTTTTCGGACTACACCGGCGGGGGAATAGGCACATCTCGAACGAGAGTGAAACAGCGGCGGCAGGAGCAGACCACGAGATGGGTGTCGAACGAGGACGAGCAACTCGAAACTATCTCGACAACTGGTTTGTCGGCAGCCGGATCGCCAGCGAGCAATGGGTCGCCATCCGTGGGGAACACACGTGGGACTGGAAGCGACCACCAGAATGCAGAAATCGACGACGAACGCGGCCGCGAAGGGGAGTTAATCTGTCTCGGACGGATCTGGCAGCAGTTCCGCTCGGTATCAGCCGAGCAACGGGCGCAAATTCTCGACTTCATCGAGACGTGGCGTGAAGCAGAGGCGTGGCGGCTGCAATCTGTGGCGTCGATCGCAGGCTCACTTGATAGCGCTGCACTGGAGGATATGTCGGGGGCGGAATCGCTGCTCGATATCCTTCGTACGCCGGAGCTGGCGGATTCCTTCCGTGAGCGAGCCGCGTTCCACGCCATCTTCGACGTCTCCGATGAGCGGGGGCCGGGATTCGACCTCATCGACCCGTTCGGGGCGGCTACTGTGTCCGGGGACTCGTCCGAGTGG